From Halorussus lipolyticus:
GCGGACGGTGTTGTCCCCAGCGGTGAGTCGCGGGACGAGCGCGACGGCCAGCGCGAGACTGGCCCCGACGACGCCGACGAGGCCGTCGGCGAACTGGACCGCTGTGAGCCACCCGACCCAGAGCAGAGTCTCGGCGAGCGCGAGACCGGCGACTGCTCGCGCGGGAATCGGCCGACTCCACCCGTTGACCGTGACGTGGGCCAGCAACGCCTCCACGAGCATCCCGGCCGAGAGACCGACCACGCCGACGAGCGCAGTCACCGAGAGCGTGGCGGAATCGCCCACCAACCCGAACCAGACGGAGAGCGCCGTGACCTCGACGGTCGTCAGGAGGACCACGCCGACTCCTCTGACGGTCGCTCGAATGGCCTCGCGTATCATCGTCGGGAGCGTACGGAGAGAGACGGTCGGCGACGACGATGCAGTGACATGCCTCGACAATGGAGTGCAGGGATGTTTGTTATCAACCTCCTGAAAGCGGTAGCGCGGACCTGCGAACGGTCTCAAATCCGGATTAACGACGCGCTCGGCGGCTTCAGCACTCGGAAGTCGGGTTAGGTGATTCTTCGGCTACACTCCCGCGGAAGGTCACGGGGTCCGGAAACTTAGAGCGTGTCGAGTACGCCAAGCACGCGCTCCTCGGCGTCTCTGCCGGGGTCGTACTCGCTCCCGTCGCGGTCGCTATCGAGGGACTCTGCGACCGTCTTCTCCATGGCCTCCGCGAGCGGGGTCGAGTCCCACCCGAGGTTCGCCAGTTTGTCCGTATCCAGCACGTGGGGGTAGTCCCGGTAGAGGATGAAGTCGTCGGGCGAGAGGTCCGCCGCAGAGAGTTCGCGCTCCCCGGCGTGAACGATGTCGATGTCGGTATCCAGCGCGTCCGCGATGAGTTCCAGCATCTCGTCTATCGTCACGATGCGGCGGTCCCCCACGTTGTAGGACTCGCCGGGCGTGCCCTCCTCGGCGACGGTCCGGAGCGCGCTCGCCACGTCCTCGACGTAGGCGCGGTGCCACACGTTGTCGCCGTCGCCGGGCACGACCACCCGGTCGTAGTTGGCGACTCGGTGAATCCAGTAATCCAGTCGCTCGGTGTAGTCGTGGGGACCGTAGACGATGCAGGGCCGGACGCTGTAGGCGTTGACGCCGCGGTCCGCCGCGGCCTCGATTGCTCGGTCGCCCTCGGCTTTCCGGTTGCCGTAGGTCTCGCCCGAGTCGTCGGTGGCCTGCTCCATCGTGCAGGGTCGGAGTTCGGTCTCGTCCTCGCGCTTGGGTATCTCCTCGTTTCCGTAGGCGTCGCCCGACGAGATGTAGACGTAGGCCTCGGCGTCCGAGAAAATCTCGGTCGCGGCCCGGACCTCGCGGGGCTTGTAGGCCACGCAGTCGAAGACGGCGTCGGGTTCGACCTCCTGCTTGGCCCGTTCGAGCGCGGTTTCGTTGGTCCGGTCGCCCTCGTAATGGGTGACGGCGTCGTTCTCCTCGAAGGGATTTTCGTGATTTCCGCGGTTGAAAATCGTCACGTCGTAGTCGTGGTCCAGCAGGTCCGAGACGAGGTGGCGGCCGATGAACCGCGTGCCGCCGATGACGAGTGCGGTGTCCATGCCCGCGCTTGGTCGCGGCGTTTGAAAGACCTACTGGAGTCGGAAATCGCCCCGCCCACCCCGAATCTGACGAAACACAAATTCTGGCCCGAAACCGAAACGATTGCTTCGGTGTTGGGGGAAAAGCCACTTTATCGTCCTATTTTTGCCTGATTTGCGCGAATCGGGTACAACGTTTATCAATGAAAACCACGAATATGAGTAGCATGGGACAGAGAGAGGCCGAGTCAGACGGAATCGAAATTCGGGAAGCCGAAACGGGGGACGTTGACGGCATCCGAAACGTCGCGCTGGCGTCGCTCCGCGCGTCCTACGCCGACGTTCTCGACGAGGAGGTCATCGAAACCGCGGTCGAGAACTGGTACGCCGACGAGGCCATGGACGCCGAACTCGACGAGGACGGGATGCTCTACCTCGTCGCCGTGGCGGGCGACACCGTGGTCGGGTTCTCCCAGAACCTCGTGTCCGAGGAGGGCGGCACCGGGACCATCCTCTGGTTACACGTGGACCCCGACAACCGCGACCAAGGCGTCGGCTCCACCCTCCTGAAGCACACCCAAGCGGTCCTCTCGGAGCGCGGCGTCGAACACGTCGCCGCCGAAGTGCTGGCGGGCAACGAGAACGGGACGCGCTTCTACGAGGAGAACGGCTTCGAGAGGTCCATCGAGCGCGAGACCGAAATCGGCGACGGAACGTACACCGAAGTTGTCTACGTCCAAGAGGGCAAGGAGAAGTTCGAGGTCCGCGAGTACGACGGCCAGACCCTCTACGTCAACTGGCTAGAGAGCGACCGGGGGTCGAAGGCCCCGTTCTTCGCGGCCTACAGCGACGAGGACGGCGAAAATCTCTACGGCTACTTCTGTTCGAACTGCGAGAGCTTCGACACCGCGATGGACTCGATGGAGCGGTTAGAGTGCAACGAGTGTGGGAACACGAAGAAGCCGGTTCGGTGGGACGCTTCGTATCTGTGAAGACGGCCGAAAGAAACGTACTCGTTTCTTAAACACGCTTTTTAGTTGCTGATTCGCGGGGGAAGCGACGCGAAACCGCCGAGAAGCAGACCTCTGAAAGTCCTGTCGGGCCGAGAGGTCGGTGTGGTACTCCACGAGTCGCGGGTGGCCCTCCTTGATACTGGAGTTGCGGACCGGAGTTGTTACGCCAGCGAGAAGTCTCCAATCGGCGTCCGAGACGCGAACCGACGCCTGAATTAGACGCATCTAAAAATAGACTTCGACCAACAACATTATTGCATTCGGTGGTATTTTTACGAGTGACAATGGATACCTCGACGCGACGACGAGACGAGCATCGACTCTCTCGCAGACGAGCGATTACCGCCGGGTCCGGACTCCTCGCTACCGGATTGGCCGGCTGTCTCGGAAGCGTTAGCGGCGGACAGGGCGGCGAAACGAGCGGTTCCGGCGACGGACCAGTCGCCGTGGCGTCGTTCTTCAGTTTCTACGACTTCGGCCGGAAGATAGCCGAGGAGACGCCGGTCGAGGTCCGGAACCTGATTCCGACCGGACTCCACGGCCACGGGTGGGAACCGAACGCAAGCATCACCAAGGACATCATCGAAGCGGACGCGTTCATCCACGTCGGGCCGGATTTCCAGCCGTGGGCCGACCGAGCGATACAGACGCTGAAGGACGACGACATCGACACGCACCTCATCAACAGCCGCGAGGGAATCGAGTTGGCCGACCTCGCGGCCACGCTCGACCCCGACGAGGAGGGCGTCGGTAAGGACCGAGGCAAGGACCCCCACTTCTGGCTCGACCCCCAGCGCGCCAAGCAGTCGGTCGATAACATCGCCGACGGCCTCGCCGAAATCGCGCCCGACCACGAGGAGACGCTCCGGGAGAACGCCGAGACCTACAAATCTGATGTTCTCCAGCGAATCGACGAGGACTATCAGGCCATCTTCGACGCGGCGTCCCGCGACGTGGTGCAACTCGCCGCCCACAACGCCTTCCAGTACATCGGGGTCCGGTACGGCGTCGAGATGCGACCCCTCGTGGTGAACCTCGCGGCCAGCGGCGACGTGAAACCCTCGGACATCGTGAAAGCCAAGAAGGTCATCGAGGAGAACGACATCAACTACATCGGTAACGGCGTCTTCGAGTCGCGGAAGCCGGCGAAGCAACTGGTCCGCGAGACGCAGGTCGAGGCCTACTACCCGGTGACGCCCTACGCCGGCGTCCGTGAGAACTGGGTCGAGAACAACTGGGGCTACGAGGAGATAGCCTACAACGTCAACATGCCCACCTTCGAGGTCGTCCTCGGCAACAAGTCGCCCGACGAGGCCGGACCCGACGGGTGGAATCAAGAGTGGAGGAACTTCGAATGAGTACCGCGACCGGCCGGGAGACGGGAACGGAGCGCGACGAGGCGGTCATCTCCCTCTCGGACGTGGACTTCGGCTACACCGCGACCCCGGTGGTCGAGGACATCTCGATGCGAATCGACCCCGGCGA
This genomic window contains:
- a CDS encoding NAD-dependent epimerase/dehydratase family protein, translating into MDTALVIGGTRFIGRHLVSDLLDHDYDVTIFNRGNHENPFEENDAVTHYEGDRTNETALERAKQEVEPDAVFDCVAYKPREVRAATEIFSDAEAYVYISSGDAYGNEEIPKREDETELRPCTMEQATDDSGETYGNRKAEGDRAIEAAADRGVNAYSVRPCIVYGPHDYTERLDYWIHRVANYDRVVVPGDGDNVWHRAYVEDVASALRTVAEEGTPGESYNVGDRRIVTIDEMLELIADALDTDIDIVHAGERELSAADLSPDDFILYRDYPHVLDTDKLANLGWDSTPLAEAMEKTVAESLDSDRDGSEYDPGRDAEERVLGVLDTL
- a CDS encoding GNAT family N-acetyltransferase gives rise to the protein MGQREAESDGIEIREAETGDVDGIRNVALASLRASYADVLDEEVIETAVENWYADEAMDAELDEDGMLYLVAVAGDTVVGFSQNLVSEEGGTGTILWLHVDPDNRDQGVGSTLLKHTQAVLSERGVEHVAAEVLAGNENGTRFYEENGFERSIERETEIGDGTYTEVVYVQEGKEKFEVREYDGQTLYVNWLESDRGSKAPFFAAYSDEDGENLYGYFCSNCESFDTAMDSMERLECNECGNTKKPVRWDASYL
- a CDS encoding metal ABC transporter substrate-binding protein, whose protein sequence is MDTSTRRRDEHRLSRRRAITAGSGLLATGLAGCLGSVSGGQGGETSGSGDGPVAVASFFSFYDFGRKIAEETPVEVRNLIPTGLHGHGWEPNASITKDIIEADAFIHVGPDFQPWADRAIQTLKDDDIDTHLINSREGIELADLAATLDPDEEGVGKDRGKDPHFWLDPQRAKQSVDNIADGLAEIAPDHEETLRENAETYKSDVLQRIDEDYQAIFDAASRDVVQLAAHNAFQYIGVRYGVEMRPLVVNLAASGDVKPSDIVKAKKVIEENDINYIGNGVFESRKPAKQLVRETQVEAYYPVTPYAGVRENWVENNWGYEEIAYNVNMPTFEVVLGNKSPDEAGPDGWNQEWRNFE